In Lycium ferocissimum isolate CSIRO_LF1 chromosome 7, AGI_CSIRO_Lferr_CH_V1, whole genome shotgun sequence, the sequence GaatggtgcacttggttgaatTCTTAATTATTTACTCAAAGGATTAGAAATCGATTCCCACtagctaccttttttttttttccttctttttttacaTGGTGCATCCttgttttaaataaataaattccgCCGCAATGCGACCCAATCCATCCCGACCCAGTCGCCCCCCCCGTCCCAGCCCCCAACCCACCCTGTCCCTTCACCCACCCTATGCAGGCCCCTCACCCCCACCTTGGCCTCCACTCTTGAACCCAATCCCACCACCCCTCCtaatcttttataatttttgcCTATATTATACATAACGGTTCTTGAGGAgatattttttgtttcttattaAATgccaaaaaataagtaagaaaatcacttatttttgagaaaatatatttcaagatGATATGTTCCATGAAAAACATTTAACCCACCCTAAGTTAATTTAGTTCAACCTATCTGATATGTCCAGATTTGTCAAAGTATCTTTTCTTGTATGTTACCTGTTCCAAAcctttaattaaagaaacttaATAATGAATGCAATACTTACCTATTACATTAATAAAGTAAGTTACCAAACTTACTTtaacttttatgtttttatgGCAGTTGAAGCAAATGCACCAAGATATCCTCCATCAaatgatgactatgattatgACAGGTGTGAAGCAATTTTTGAGAATTTTGGTTGTGTAGATTCATCAAATGTATGTGAAAAACGCTGTATAGAGTCGTGTTACAAAGGTGTAGGTGATATCTATAGTTATTGTGATGATGATAAAAATTGTCATTGTCACCCTATGAGAGGTGGTCCTTGTCCTCCTCTACCTGACTGCCCCTTAGTTACTAAAAAGAATGTTACATCCACATTTCATTGACTAAATTATTGAAGAGAATTATCTGTTTTTCTTAAACTCTTTCACTTTGTCTCAATAAAAGAACAGCATGAGATTTTATTTCAAGTTTCCCCCCTATCTCCATAGCCTAAGGGAAGAGAGGCGGATGCAACGTTTCGTCAATTGATTCATTAATTTAGTATTTTCGAGGAGCATAAGTTTATTATATGCAAAATATGATCTTGCTAATATTGTAACAAGTACTAGATTTGATATAGTTTTAAAGTGAAATGTGGTTCATAAGTGAACTTATAAGAATCTTAAAGGTCGAATCGATCAAGTTTAAAACTTGAATTTGCCTCTATAGGCAAAAGCAAATAAATCtggaacaacaacaatctatAGCACGATACAACTATTAAGTTAGTATGATTAGAAGTCAGTTGTACAACAATTTAGCGTTACATAATAAGTAGAGTCTGATAACTAATTCTTTTTGAAGATTAGAATTAAttcaaaaacataaaagaaGTTCTTCGAGATCTGATAGTGAAAGAGGGATATGAGGTTGTAACATTTTGGTTGGTGAAAGAAAAGACTATTTAGAAGGACACacaaaaaagggaagaaaattaaAGACTTTCCTCTAAAACTAATTTTGTCCATAGATTTGGTTCCAAATATTTGAGGattatttcaaatattatttattagtaAATTGGCTCattattttaactttaaacttaaaatatttgaatgtggaatttgaaaaatatgtcttagtaatttttaaaatttccagTCACAAAAGCTTAGTTGTGTTTCATGTTCAGACacaatttcaacttccaaatacttaattttaattttttttttcaaatatcctttttttcaaatatccaCAGTGCCCCTAGGGCGTGGGTATAACTATGGACTTGGTAGACGATATCGAAATCCTAGATGTATATGCCTTTTTTAAGGAGAAGGCGCAGGAGTAATTGATTcattatttcaacttcaaacttgaaatttgaaaacaagttttagaaaaaaatttaagtttcCACGCATAAAATCGCAactttattttcatgttcaactacaacttcaacttccaaatattcattttttcaaatttaacttTAAGTAATGGACATCATAGATTAACAGGTTATGTGTCCAGGCCTTTCATAGTGTCTCATGGAACTTCTATGATGTACAAAAGAAAGACTATGCACAAGACATATTCTTGGCTATGCAAAAGAATAAAACATGAACACTAATGAATTAGACTCTCGCAGACCCATTTAATTGTCACTTTAGCTCTTTTCACgtcaattaaaaaataataaatacaacaTATAGTTCACTAACTTACCCTATTTAATAAAGGTAAACTGATTTATCTTCTTACATATTGTGCCTACTTCTTTAATGTTAACAGTATAGTTGAAATAATTGTCAACTTTACTTTTAAATTTctaaagtaataattattttgggACAAATTTCTTGAACTAAAACGACATTTAAAATGAGACGAAGGCagtaataattataaaaattatccATCTCATGTCATAACTTTTATATCATATAATGGAATTTGAGAATTTTATTATACAATTGGTAGATGTTTTAGCTTAAGTATTCTTTTATTGTCAGAAAATATAATATTTCGATAGAGACGAGTTATTGAATAGCTATAACTACTTATTGCCATCAAGAACTCCCAAAACTCACAAGCTCAATCTTACACCAACGACAATCGAAATATCCattaaaaaaatgtttcaaCGGGAAACTTTAACCATCACAAAACTTTATCAACGAGTTGGATTACAAAAACTAGAGCACTATCAAAACATCGTCAATAATATAAATTGTGTGTCGACGGGATTTTCTATCAATATTTTCCGAAAATTCTAGAAGTGAATCCAATAGGCAACATCATTATATTAGATTATCTAAATATGCCAAATTACCATAATATTTAAAACTGAAAACAACTTACCTAAAGAAGattttcaatttccattatATCCTCAAGAACTTACACATGTATCCAAGCAAAATCTGCTGCCTAAGAATGAAGATCAGTTGTAGTGTTCTTCTAGTTTTGCTAGTTGTGGCTTCAGGTATATGGTTTATACAATCtttgtctttctttttccttctgacaatttttttcttaaaagctATAGCAATGGTGTGTTTggtataataaaaacattttctgcatcttttttatgtttgattGGTCAAAATATGTTCAAAGATGATATGTTCCGTGAAAAagattttccttcataccaaacacaacaTAAGTTAATTTTGTTGAACGTATATGATGTGTCCAGATTCATATATAGAAGTACTTTTTCTCTCGTACATTACCCATTCAAGACGTTTAAAGAAACTTAATAATGAATACAATACTTACATAGTATAATGAAGTAAGTTACCAAACTTATCTTTAacattttatgtttttatggcAGTTGAAGCAAATGCACCAAGATATGATCCCTCAaatgatgactatgattatgACAAGTGCGAAGCaatttttgagaattttgaTTGTGTAGATTCATCAAATGAATGTGAAAAACATTGTATAGATTCATGTTACAAAGTTGTAGGTGACATTTATAGTtattgtgattttgaaaaaaattgtcatTGTCATCCTATGAGAGGTGCTCCTTGTCCTCCTCTACCCAATTGCCCCTGAGTCACCAAAAAGAATGCTACATCTACATTTCATGGAATAAACTATTGAAGAGAATCAATTAATTATTGAAGagaattaccttttttttttattcttttcttgaaCTCTTTCACTATATATCTCAATAAGAGAACATCACGAGATGttgttttcaacattttttccCCATCTCCATAGCCTAGGGGAAGAGAGGCGGATGCAATGTTTTGTCATTGGGTTCATCTAAATTTAGTATTTTCAATGTATGCGTagcatatatttatttatatccaAAATAATCTGGCAATTATTTTAACAAATATTAGATTTGACATAATTATAACAGTGCAATGCAGTTCATTGTTAAGAAGTAAGAACCATTTTGGAGATGAAGCGCTCCTTATTAAAGCAACTTCATATCCAGAAATCCAATTTGAGACATTTAGTTAAGGATGTAAGGGTACTTACCAACCCACTTAAAGGTAGATGTAGCATTGCAGCACCGAGTTTAAATCCATTACTTTCATCGCagaacataaatttatgtgtaaaaatccACTAATTATAACATATAATAGATTTGaacccataattttaaaaacacaACGGGTTCAATGCTAAGGACCTTGAAAGTTAAAGACATAAAACTTAAATCATGGATCCACGTCTGATCCCACCATAGCCTTTTATGCATGATGGAATTaatattgaaaattttgaacaTTGTCATATGTGGCACAACCAATTTATTCACTCTAAATTCAAAGTCATCAAATACACTTGTGAAAACATAGAAACTTATATTACAACAAACACAAACATAAACTTATAATTTGTTTCAATCATAGAGCTTGTATGGTTTCAGTGCTGCTTCAATTTCAGTGGTGTCACTGAAATAATATCCCAAGTACTCTGTGTATGAAAATGACTTGAACAATGGAGGATTGCTCTCATTTATAAGTATTTTTGCAGGTTCTATAATGCACTCAACTGGACTTATTAAGCTGCCAACTGATGTTCGATCAGAAGTTGAATTTGTCACAACCCTATGCACTCCAGCTGATAACTTTCCGTTGGTGACAACCTATATAAAATCGacattaaaaataagaaaaatcaatAATTCGGAGCCATATAATATTAGTAGTAATATTTTCATAATATAAGTGGCGTAAGTATTTGATTCTAAAATATATGAGGTATATCTTCAACTGAGTTATATTGTAGGGATAGTTAGTGAAGTTCAATTGATAGCTTTCTGTCACTGACAACCTATACACAATCGCTAAGAAAAAACCGACAACTCAGAGCTGGATAATATTAGCGgtagaatttcataacaagacgtaagtgtttaatttaaaatacatgAGATGTACTTGCAACTGAGTCATATTATTAGGTTGGTTAATGTAAGTTAGCTTTTAGTTGCTAACAACTATACACAATCAccattttttgtcaaaaaaaaaaaaaaaaaatgaagcccTTTTGATAGGAAATGCTAAAATCAACCATTTATAGTGGACTTTTTATGGCGTTAATCCAAATTAGTCTGTAGTGAATTTAGAATGctggaaagaaaaagattaaaaacTAATATGTGTTTATCACCTAAGAATGCAGTGATATGGTAAAATTTTGTTACCCTTGATAAGAGATTTCAagttcaaattatgattatagaATCTTCTTGGGTATGGAGTGCTAAGACCGACCATAGTGGacatttcatacaatatttacacaaattttcgtatatattttgTTGAAATCTAATTAGTGGTCGGTGAATTTAATTGAATgcttaattaaagaaaaaacaagaaactaATAATATATGTTTGTAACCAAATGATATGGTGGAATGGCAATTATTTGTTTACTCTTAACTAGATGTCTTCTTAGGTATTCTAAAAAGACGTCCTTTTTGGTAGGAAGCATTAAACTTTTTGAGTgcttaaaggaaaaaaaaaaagaaactaataTACTATAATGAACTTTCTACGTCGCTAATCCAAATTTGTCGATCAACAAAATtcaaatacttgaagaaaaaaagaaattaatttgtGTTTTTGAAGTAAAAGAAATATACAATACCTTTAAGATCAAACCATTGATGACAACAAGTGCACCAGGAATTGGTTCAACACCAAACCATTTCCCATCTTTTTGTCTCACATGCAATCCACTTAGTTCTTGTTGGACCAAATTGATGAGTGCACCATCACAATGTTCACCTATGCCTATTGTTGAATTTGGATCAGGGCATTGTGGGTAGTGATGGATCACCATTAGTTGGGTTTGGCTATGTTCTTTGCCAAAATACCCTATTTCAAGCCCAAGTCCTTCACACATAAGGTCCAAAATCCTCAAGCTCAATTTCCTTAATTCTAATGCATATTCACTCATCACTTctctgaaaataaaataaataagcaagattaatatttatttcattaatGAGAAGCTTTCAACTATTTTATCATTAGTAgtaacaaaaaacaaaatagtCCATGTTCAGCTATGCCTATTGTTGAATTTGGATCAGTAGCATTGTGGGTAGTGATGGGTCACCATTAGTTGGGTTTGGCTATGTTCTTTCCCAAAATAATTGAAGAATTCACACATAGTCCAATCTATTCAAGCTTTTTTAATGcatattctctctctctcttcataTATAGAAGaaacatatttatttttcacatagttttacttaattattttaaattaagtGTATATTACTTAGTCCAAAAATACCTCTTATTTGAAAGTGAAGAATTAGTAGATCTgttcgtgtttttttttttaccttttctctctcttcaaaTGTAGAAGAAACATAGAGCACTTTCACATAGTTTtacttaattattttaaattaagtGTATATTACTAACGAAACTGGTTTCATTGAATCTCCTTCAATTCTCCCCTCATGTTGGTCCCTCCCTGAAGTTGAGATAATCCAGCCAATGAGGTCATGGGTTGATTGGGCCTGGCCTTAAAAGCCTTAGGTCTAAAATGGGCTGAAAATTTTAGCCCCACCCAACTCAACTAGCTAATGAGTTGATTTGCATTAGTCTCACGGGCCAAGTTCATTTTGACGGTTCTAATCCATATTTTTACCACATGCATTAATTAGTATGAGCAATACATATGTTACCAATGAGAGTTGTGATGGAGGGATAAATATTCCTTCATCATTAATCAAAGGTCTCAAGTTAGAGCCCTAAGTATGGAGTTTATCGTTGTTAGTGAATGTTTTACCCAAATGTGGAACTCTCCTGCACTAATTTGGATTTAGTCGGGTCCCAATACAGATACTAAACACTAGGCGGAAAATCGGAAAACAAAATATACCTATATTTTTGTGGCTTTTCAGGCCATGACATTATCATATCTTGAGTCAAAGGATGGCATCCATGTCCAAAAGTGTCTTTCCAAAAGGCAGTTTCCTTCTCATTAGTGTTTGAACCTTTCTTCTTTGCTGTGTATTCCTTTTCAATGTAAAGCTTTGGCCTTTGGTCAATTGATGGTTCAAAGTCACTTAAGCCCTCATCTTTTTCAACAAACTTTGCTTTGTCCTCAATTGGCAGCTTAAAGAACTCTTTGCAAACTGCTAAGGCATCAGCCATCAGGGTTTTTGAAACTCCATGATTGATCACCTGTTATAGTGTGAAaagttgagttattttagtataataaaaagaaatttgataattttatgttatataatGGGTAAAATCTAgtatgtgacaaaaaaaaaaaaatacttttatggCTTTACTATTATAGCGCGTTAATTGCAGTGACATACGTGAAATTAACCGTAAGGGGTCATTTTGTTCATGGATGAGATAATAATTTCGGATAAAATGGGAGGTTATTTTGATggggaaatttcataaatatacaatttgctcacttacattgcaaaaaaatagcccaaaacttacattgcaaagcTTTAACCcacacttatatacatatacacgtatatacacccatatacaatattgtaAAATATATCCATATGCACCCATCTACAATATTAtaacatatatccatatacacccatatacaatattataaaatatatccatatacacccatatacaatattataacatatatccatatacaaccatatacaatattataacatatatctatatacacccatatacaatcctatacaatattatacacccataatattatacaatattatacacccatatacaatattgtacgcctatatacaatattatacatcCATATACAACAACCACTCTGTGCGTATTCCTTTTCAATTCTTTGGCCAAACAACTGGACCAAACAC encodes:
- the LOC132065611 gene encoding hyoscyamine 6-dioxygenase-like — encoded protein: MASLVSSLSSEVNSVPEKYVVPLEKRVSADVPIGTHIPVIDLTQPSAESIHQIIKASAEFGLFQVINHGVSKTLMADALAVCKEFFKLPIEDKAKFVEKDEGLSDFEPSIDQRPKLYIEKEYTAKKKGSNTNEKETAFWKDTFGHGCHPLTQDMIMSWPEKPQKYREVMSEYALELRKLSLRILDLMCEGLGLEIGYFGKEHSQTQLMVIHHYPQCPDPNSTIGIGEHCDGALINLVQQELSGLHVRQKDGKWFGVEPIPGALVVINGLILKVVTNGKLSAGVHRVVTNSTSDRTSVGSLISPVECIIEPAKILINESNPPLFKSFSYTEYLGYYFSDTTEIEAALKPYKLYD
- the LOC132062964 gene encoding uncharacterized protein LOC132062964, translated to MYPSKICCLRMKISCSVLLVLLVVASVEANAPRYDPSNDDYDYDKCEAIFENFDCVDSSNECEKHCIDSCYKVVGDIYSYCDFEKNCHCHPMRGAPCPPLPNCP
- the LOC132062963 gene encoding uncharacterized protein LOC132062963; its protein translation is MKIICGVLLLLLVVSSVEANAPRYPPSNDDYDYDRCEAIFENFGCVDSSNVCEKRCIESCYKGVGDIYSYCDDDKNCHCHPMRGGPCPPLPDCPLVTKKNVTSTFH